A window of Candidatus Latescibacterota bacterium genomic DNA:
CCTTCGATTCAGCCACGGGCTTTCCTGACGCGACTGCTGCCCCGCAGCCGGCGTGACAGGGAAGATTCCGACGGCTGCAATCGAGAGTTAGGTGACCATTCTATGTAACCAGACTCGTTTATTACTTTAAGAAAATAACAGTTTATAAAACAAGGTGATTTAAATTTAGAATGCGGCTTCATGAGATTATTTTCTGTTTTTCTGATTCTCGTAGTATCTAGCGTTTATATATTTCACCATGGGATCAAGAATCACTCTACGAATACAAGCCTTAAATATATTCCTAGTAGTAAGCCAAGATGACAATGGTGGTGATATTTTATAGTAGATATTCACAAACAGTTTCCCAAACCAGTTAACAAGCAAATAATCATCTCTAAATGATTTTAGAGTTAACACCGATGGCGACGCTTCAGAATTATATACTACAGATGCAATAAAACACCCACTCTTTCGCTTGGCAAGAGACCTATTAATAGGGTTACTTGTTCCACAATTTGGACATTTCCAACGAGAGAATCCTTTTTCACACTTATGGCAGAAGAGTCCTAATACTCTTTCTGATCCAAAGCCTGGGACGAATCCATCATTCCCACAATTAGGGCAGAACTCTAAGGGGAACAAATTATCACAGCTTACGCAAATCCTGACAGACTGCCCTGGCCCAGGGTGTTCAGAAAAAGTAGCCTGAAATACTGGAAGGACATAATCGGGTTTTATGAATTTTGGGTTGAACTCAACTTCAGCAGGAATTTTGTCCCATTTCATTTCACTCAGATCCACAATATCCCCTCCTTTTTGTTTAAACAGCAGAGGTTAACATTTATTGGTACAATTCTTTAGTCACCTAACATAGCATTATGTTGCGCTGAAGCTAGCCCATAGAAGACCTTACGACCCGTCGCATTAACTACGCTGATTGCACTTAAATTGAGATAAACTGGCCCCTATGATCCGCTTCTTAATATACCGAGGAGGATAGTAACACATATTACTGCGTTTTAACTACCTAATTTTGACTTAAAGCGCCCTGGCAGACGATTTAAAAGCAAGCTGTCGGTAGGAATCCCCACCACCAGCTGCTCTTGTTTAGTAAACTATATTTGACATCGCAGGGCTATTCCCCTCACACGAAACGATTTGTTTGCCATACCGGCTTCTGTATCATGGACTGTACTTGATTATTCGTGTGTAAGTAATGATGGGCGATACTGGACTTGAACCAGTATCGCCCTATTTTTATGCTGCCGGAATTCTTATCTTAACAGGACCATCTTCTTCGTCTGCACGAAATCACCTGCGACGAGCCTGTAGAAATAGATTCCGCTCGCCACGGCGTTTCCCCCGACATCCCTTGCGTTCCAGATGACTTCCTTACGGCCTTCTGTCATCTCCCCGTCGGCGAGTGTGGCGATAAGCTCACCCTTCACATTGTAGACGGCCAGGCTCACCCGTACCGCGCGTGGCAGATCGAACCTTATAGTAGTCGACGGGTTAAAGGGGTTCGGGACGTTCTGACGCAGAGCAAAGGCCTTCGGTACTGATGGCAGGTCATCTCCCGTGACTGTGACCGGCGATGCGGAGTCGCTCTCGTTACCAGAATCATCGAGTGCCGTGATCTTGTAGTATACCCCCGAGACACCGATCTCCGTATCCGTCCAGTACGGTGTCGCCGTGGAGTGGACCTCCTCTCCGGGGACCGGAACAAAGTCGGGGTCGCCGCCACGATATATCCTGTAGTACTGGAAATCAGGCTCCGGGGAAATGTCCCATGTCAACGCATTCCCACTTCCGGTGTTGTAGGCCACGGCAAGCGCGAGAGGGACGCCTGGCGCTATATTGTCGACCGAGTATCCGCTGTCGGGCGGGCTCTCGAAATAGACTGCAGGAGTGGTAGTATGCGCCGAGATATAGAATACCTCCCATGGGATCGTCCCGGACGAATCCGCCTGCGTGGGGACGAGCTGGATGTACCGGTCCTGCTGTGTCGCGTAGAAGCTCGTTACAACCTCCCAGAGTCCGGGAGGCGCGAGTGAAAGCGTCGAGCCCGATATGTTAACGAAGATCCTGCCGTCCCAGGCGATCACTCCGCTTTCTTCGGCAGGCAGCAGCTGAGGTCGTTCCGTGCCGCTACGTTCCAGGCTGCTGATATCATCTTTCGAAAGTCTCTTTCCGGTCTCCAGGATACCGGCCACCATAGCCTGTTCATCCACGCGCCTGTAAATATTGTATCCTGTTATCGGGTAGGTGGCTTCTCCCGGAGCATCGTAGACCGATCTCCTGATGTGCATCCTGGCCCAACCTCCCTGGTCATCGGGCACGTCCACGATCGAAGCGATGCTGCCCCAGCTGGTGAGAAGTTCGAAGCTCGCCGTGAGGACCGTGTCCTCCGCGCCGGCTGTGAAGGAATGAGTCGCAAACCCTCCGTCGCTCCAGCCCGAGAATACGTATGTCGTGTCACCCTCAACCTGTAGCGAATCGGTGCCGATACCGTGGCTATACCCGACACCCGTGACGAATTGATAAGGAGCCACGAACGGAGCACCGTCCACGCTTATGGAAAGTCCCGCAGGCTCGGTGACGACCGAGACCGTAGTCGAAGTGGTTCCGCTCAGATCGACGTCCGAACAGATATCGTCTCCCGTATCGAGTACACATCCATGCACGCCCCTGGCCACGGGTTCATACCTGACCGTCACGACATGTGCAGAATCGGGTCCGATACTATAGGCTCCCCCTCCCGAAATGATACTGAAGTCATCGCAGACCTCCGAGAAAGTACCTGTCAATTCCACACCGCCAGTGTTCACAACGGTGAATGTCGTATCGACGTACGTTCCGTAATCGATTATCCCGAAATCAATCGATGCGGGCGACACGGCGCAGGAGGCGGGCTCCTGTTCGAGCCTGAGTGTCCAGACCGAGCCCCTCGCGTTATAGCTGTATTCGTAATTGTCGTCGAGGTGGGCTCCGACAGCGATGTCGCCGAAACCGTCTCCATCGAGATCTCCGAGAAAGGCTAGCGCCGAACCGAAACGTTCGTAACTATACAGCGTGCCGCTGAAGTTGCCCGAATAGTCACCGATCTTCGCGTACGAGGCGACAGTACCGTCACTTTTAAGGAAAAGGGTCCAAAACGCCCCCCTGTCCCCGCCTCCCTCGTCGTCATATGGTACGCTGGCCGCGAGATCGGGGGTACCGTTGCCGTCCTGATCGCCGATGGCCGCCAGCGAAGATCCCAATCTATCGTAGGTATCAAGTTCGGCGGAAGGGAACCCGCCCGACAGCGCGCTTATCTTCTGATGCGACTGTACGGTGCCGTCGGTGTCCAGGAACAGGACCCACATGGCTCCCTTATCGTATCCTACTCCGTCGTCGTCTAAAGGCGCCCCGACTGCCAGGTCCGTCACACCGTCACCGTCGATGTCGCCGGCATTGACGACTGCAGAACCGAACAGGTCTGAGTAATCGAGCGTTCCTGTGAATCCTCCTGTAGACTGGCCGATCTTATGATGCGATTTCACCGTCCCGTCGGTGTTGAGAAAGAGGACCCAGAGAGATCCCATATTACTGTTATCGCCGCTCGAACCTACCGCAATGTCCTCCACACCGTCACCGTCCAGGTCGCCCAGGCCGGCAACGGCAGAGCCGAAGTGTACGCTCGTTCCCAGGATGCCGGTGAACCCACCGGATGTGGAGCTTATCTTCTGATGTGATTTCACCGTATGGTCCGAATCGAGGAAAAGCACCCAGACGGCTCCGGCCTCCGTGAATCCGTCATAATCGTGCGAAGCTCCTACCACCAGGTCGGTATAGCCATCACCGTCGAGGTCGCCCACGGAGTCCACCGCGCAACCGAATTCCGAGTATGAACCGAGATCGGAATCCGGCCATCCCGTAGCGGCGCTGATCTTGGTGTAGTCCTCGACTGTTCCGAGCGTATCGAGAAGAAGGACCCATATCGAGCCCTCTACAAAAGAGTATCTCTCCTTGTCCCCGGTAGCACCGACCACCATGTCTCCCACACCGTTTCCGTCGATATCGCCTATCCCTGCTACAGATGAACCGAAATACTCATAATCGAACATCATCCCGATCAGTCCGCCCATGGTGCCGTTTATCTTATTGTTATAATAAGACTTCAGGGATCCGTCGCTTGCCAGCGGCAGGATGTAGACTGATCCCACATTGCTTCCGCACTCACTGTCCCTGTAGGCTGCGACCGCCAGGTCGCCGATTCCGTCGCCGTCGACATCGCCAGCGGCCGTTATCCCGTAGCCGAAATACCCGTACGAGGGCAGATTTCCTGCGAAGGAGGTCCGGTCGATCTTCGCGTAAGACTTGACTGTCCCATCAGAATTAAGAAGCAGGGAGAAGACCATCCCCTGGTAGTTGTAGGAATATGTCGAATGTTGATTCGGTGCACCGACTACCAGGTCGTTCGTCCCGTCACCATCTATATCACCGGGAGAAGCGAGGTCCTCGCCGAAAGCCTGACCCGACTCCAGCACAAAAGAGAAATTTCCTTCGAGCCTGCTTATCTTCTGGTGAGCCTTGACCGTTCCGTCGGTGTTCATGAAGAGTACCCATACCGCACCTGCGCCCGACGCTCCGTCATCGTCATTCCTCGCGCCCACGGCGATATCGATCACGGTGTCTCCGTCTATGTCCCCAAGGTTCGTGATAGAGTTGGCGAAGTAATCCACGTCGTCCAGCGTCCCGGTAAAGTTTCCCGCGGTGTCGCTGATCTTCTGATATGATTTCACCGTACCGTCGGTGTTGAGGAAAAGTATCCATAATGCGCCGCGGCTGCTCCCCCCGTCATCGTCGCCAAAGGCTCCAACGGCAAGGTCCTCCACTCCGTCACCATCGAGGTCGCCCAGTTCGCCCAGGCTGCTCCCGAAGAAGTCCGAATTGTCAAGGGTGCCAGTGAATCCTCCCTGTGTGGCGCTTATCTTCTGGTGCGATTTGACGGTGCCGTCGGCGTTGAGAAAGAGTATGTAGACAGCTCCCCTTGCGTCCCCTCCATCATCGTCGCCATAAGCTCCTACGGCCAGGTCGGCTATGCCGTCGTCGTCGAGATCCCCGATGCCTTCGACGGACCATCCAAACGAATCGCCCGACTCAAGGAGCGCGGTGAAGCCGCCTGATGTGGAGTTGATGCGCGTGTATGATTTCACCAGTCCACGGGAGTCGGGAAACATAATCCAGACATCGTCGCGGGCTCCGGCGACAAGTTCGGATATCCCGTCGCCGTCCAGGTCGCCCAGCTGTGTCATAGCCGCGCCAAAGTAGTCTCCCAGATCGACCGGCAATCCGGGCAGGCCGTATACACTGTTGATCTCGTTGTAATCCTTTACCTGTACCTGTGCGATGGCGTTGCCCGGCAGAGCAACGACTACCGCCAGAAGCACACAAAGAAAAAGGACATTCGGAATGGAAACCTCAAAAAAAGTACGGCGCCACATAGAAGACCTCCACGATGTTAAGAGTTTTGAGCTATCGATACGTTGGGTTACGTCAGCTTGCCCTGTCAAACGGAGACACATTTAGTACAAACATATTTATGTAATCAATATCTTTACCGCATAAAATAAAACGGCGCAGAGACCTTGAGATGAAGAGCAAAGCATGTATTTACTGCAACCGTATCAACTTGGAAGCACGATTGTATAATATCGGATATGATTTGTCAATTTATATTTACACAACAGGATAGCTCTATTTGTTGAGCTTATCCCTTGAGTATTCGGGCAGCCTGCGACTTCCTGCATCTAAGGCAGGTGATCTCTGCACTGCCGGCAAAGTCAGGTTTTACCCCGGCCCTATATCAATCCCCTGTTTTTCAGGCGGTCCTGTTCCCATATACCAAAATTC
This region includes:
- a CDS encoding FG-GAP repeat protein gives rise to the protein MWRRTFFEVSIPNVLFLCVLLAVVVALPGNAIAQVQVKDYNEINSVYGLPGLPVDLGDYFGAAMTQLGDLDGDGISELVAGARDDVWIMFPDSRGLVKSYTRINSTSGGFTALLESGDSFGWSVEGIGDLDDDGIADLAVGAYGDDDGGDARGAVYILFLNADGTVKSHQKISATQGGFTGTLDNSDFFGSSLGELGDLDGDGVEDLAVGAFGDDDGGSSRGALWILFLNTDGTVKSYQKISDTAGNFTGTLDDVDYFANSITNLGDIDGDTVIDIAVGARNDDDGASGAGAVWVLFMNTDGTVKAHQKISRLEGNFSFVLESGQAFGEDLASPGDIDGDGTNDLVVGAPNQHSTYSYNYQGMVFSLLLNSDGTVKSYAKIDRTSFAGNLPSYGYFGYGITAAGDVDGDGIGDLAVAAYRDSECGSNVGSVYILPLASDGSLKSYYNNKINGTMGGLIGMMFDYEYFGSSVAGIGDIDGNGVGDMVVGATGDKERYSFVEGSIWVLLLDTLGTVEDYTKISAATGWPDSDLGSYSEFGCAVDSVGDLDGDGYTDLVVGASHDYDGFTEAGAVWVLFLDSDHTVKSHQKISSTSGGFTGILGTSVHFGSAVAGLGDLDGDGVEDIAVGSSGDNSNMGSLWVLFLNTDGTVKSHHKIGQSTGGFTGTLDYSDLFGSAVVNAGDIDGDGVTDLAVGAPLDDDGVGYDKGAMWVLFLDTDGTVQSHQKISALSGGFPSAELDTYDRLGSSLAAIGDQDGNGTPDLAASVPYDDEGGGDRGAFWTLFLKSDGTVASYAKIGDYSGNFSGTLYSYERFGSALAFLGDLDGDGFGDIAVGAHLDDNYEYSYNARGSVWTLRLEQEPASCAVSPASIDFGIIDYGTYVDTTFTVVNTGGVELTGTFSEVCDDFSIISGGGAYSIGPDSAHVVTVRYEPVARGVHGCVLDTGDDICSDVDLSGTTSTTVSVVTEPAGLSISVDGAPFVAPYQFVTGVGYSHGIGTDSLQVEGDTTYVFSGWSDGGFATHSFTAGAEDTVLTASFELLTSWGSIASIVDVPDDQGGWARMHIRRSVYDAPGEATYPITGYNIYRRVDEQAMVAGILETGKRLSKDDISSLERSGTERPQLLPAEESGVIAWDGRIFVNISGSTLSLAPPGLWEVVTSFYATQQDRYIQLVPTQADSSGTIPWEVFYISAHTTTPAVYFESPPDSGYSVDNIAPGVPLALAVAYNTGSGNALTWDISPEPDFQYYRIYRGGDPDFVPVPGEEVHSTATPYWTDTEIGVSGVYYKITALDDSGNESDSASPVTVTGDDLPSVPKAFALRQNVPNPFNPSTTIRFDLPRAVRVSLAVYNVKGELIATLADGEMTEGRKEVIWNARDVGGNAVASGIYFYRLVAGDFVQTKKMVLLR